The sequence ATTATTGGAAGAGGGGGTTCAGCCTCATTTAGCAACCCTTGCATCCAACTTGACGAACCATTATGAGGAAGCTGTAGAAATATGTCAAAATGAGTGGTTTGCACAAGCAAGAATAATAGTGTTAAAATTATATGAAGTCCTCCAGAAAAGTCCCTTCCAAGCAATGGTCAAAATACAAGAGGATTTTGTACAGCACTTCAAAGAAAAAGATCAAGTCGATCGAGCATTAGATCTTTTACTTCTAATATATAAAGACTTACTTCATATCCAGTTAGGAAAAGAAGAACAGCTCGTGTACCCGGACCAAAAGGAAAACTGGAAATCAAACGCACTTCAAGTATCTACCAATCGTCTTTCTACTAATATGACGGCGATACTTGAAGCAAAACGCAAGTTAAACGCCAATATGAATTCGCAGCTGCTAGTAGAACAGCTTATGCTAAAACTGCAGGGGTGATGGTCCTTTGTACGATGTTGTAGGAGTACGCTTTAAAAAAGCGGGTAAAATCTATTATTTCGATCCGGGTGAATTGGATATTCAGAAAGATTGCTATGTGATCGTTGAAACGGTTCGCGGGGTCGAATTTGGAAAAGTAGTCGTAGAGAGAAAGCAAGTAGGAGAAAATGATGTAGTGCTTCCATTGAAAAAAGTGATTCGTATCGCTGATCAAAAAGATCGTTTAATCGTAGATGAGAATAAATCATCTGCAACGGAAGCCTACAATGTATGTTGTGATAAAATTAATCAGCATCAATTAGATATGAAATTGGTAGATGTAGAATATACATTTGATCGAAATAAAGTCATATTCTATTTTACGGCTGATGGACGAGTTGATTTCCGAGAGCTAGTAAAAGATCTAGCTTCCATTTTCCGTACCCGCATAGAACTTCGTCAGATTGGCGTTCGAGACGAAGCGAAAATGCTGGGTGGTATTGGTCCTTGTGGCCGCATGCTATGTTGTTCAACCTTTTTAGGAGATTTTGAACCGGTATCCATTAAGATGGCGAAGGATCAGAATCTATCCCTTAATCCAACGAAGATTTCAGGTTTATGCGGACGTTTAATGTGCTGTCTGAAATACGAGAACGATGAGTATGAAGCAGCAAAAGAAGAATTACCTGATATCGGAGAAGTGATTAAGACACCTCATGGAAAAGGAAAAGTGGTAGGTCTTAATATTCTGGAACGTATTCTTCAAGTGGAAATTAAAGAAGAAGAGCGGGTTCTGGAATTCACATTAGATGAAATTATGAACGCGGGTGCCGTATCATTCCAAGCCACAGAGTAACGGGGTGTAGTGTCGTGGATAAAAAAGAGTTCTTTGATTCAGTCAGTAACATGGAACAACAAATTGGTCATTTATATCATCAATTAGGTGAGCTCAAACAATGCCTAGCTGAAATGTTAGAAGAGAATAACTCTCTGAAGCTTGAAAATGAGCATTTGCGCCGTAGACTGGAACAAACAGAGAACTCACCAAAAAAGGTACAAACAAACAGCGATGCGGGTACAACGAGTGAGTCAGACTTAGAAGATAAAACACTGGATATTGGAGAAGGGTATGACAACCTTGCTCGATTATACCAGGAAGGATTTCATATTTGTAATATACACTTCGGAAGTCCACGGAAGGATGAAGACTGCTTGTTCTGCCTTTCTTTCTTAAATAAGAAATAAAGGTGCACTTCATTCTTTTGAACTGAATACAGAGTAAAAAGGGCTGATCCATGTGTAGTGGGATTGGTCCTTTTTATTGGAATAGTTTAGAGGGACTAGCTGCCGGAGCCGGACAAATCGTAAAGCGAAACAACATATAATAGAAGAAAAGAAGGAGGTAAGGCATGGTTGAGTTAAAAGAAGATGAACGTTTAGATTATTTATTGGCCGAAAACATGAGGATCATTCAAAGTCCATCTGTTTTTTCCTTTTCAACAGATGCGGTCCTATTGGCCCATTTCAGCTATTTACCGATTCACAAAGGGAAAGTGGTTGATCTATGTTCGGGTAACGGCATCATCCCCTTATTACTAAGTGCAAGAACCAACGTTGAAATTACGGGGGTGGAGATTCAGGAAAGACTATTTGATATGGCACAAAGAAGTATCGAGTATAATGGCCGTCAAAATCAAATATCCATGAAGCTGGGGGATGTGAAGGAAATTGATCAGCTTCTTCATCATTCCCATTATGATGTCGTAACCTGTAATCCTCCATACTTTAATACTCCACCCGGGGATAAAAGAAACGTAAACGAGCACTATGCGATTGCCCGTCATGAAATCTTATGTTCTCTTGAGGATACCATCAAAGCTTCAAGCTATCTCCTGAAGCAAGGGGGAAAGGCTTCCTTCGTCCATCGTCCGGGTCGATTGATGGACATCCTATCGTTGATGAGGAAGCATCGTCTCGAGCCGAAACGATTGCGCTTTGTATATCCGAAGCCGGGAAGAGAAGCCAACACCATCTTAATAGAAGGAATAAAAGATGGGAAACCGGACCTGAAAATTCTTCCTCCCCTTTATGTGTATGACGAACAAAACAAATACTCAAGGGAAGTATATGATATGCTGTTTGGAAAGAATGAAGATAAGGACTAAGGAAATGAGAAGGTGAGCGATTCAATGAACCAGCAAAAAAGCTTTCAAGATAGTGACAAAGGAAGCTTGTATCTTGTCCCTACACCAATCGGGAATTTAGAGGATATGACGTTTCGAGCAATCCGCATGATGAAGGAAGCGGCAGTGATTGCTGCTGAAGATACAAGAAATACGAAAAAACTATGTAATTACTTTGAAATTGACACGCCTATCATTAGTTATCATGAGCATAATAAAGAAACGAGCGGACCGAAGCTGATTGAACGAATGAAAAGAGGCGAGCTCATTGCCCTTGTAAGTGATGCAGGTATGCCATCCATCTCAGATCCGGGATACGAACTGGTGAAAGAAGCAATCCATCACGAAATTGCTGTCATTCCACTACCGGGAGCTAATGCAGCTCTTACGGCTTTGATCGCTTCAGGATTGGCTCCGCAGCCATTTTATTTCTATGGGTTTTTACATAGAGGGAAGAAAGACAAAAGAGCGGAACTGGCTACACTTAAAACGCTGGAAGATACATTTATCCTTTATGAATCACCACACAGATTAAAAGAAACATTAAAAGAGCTATATGGAGCTTTGGGAAATAGACAAATCGTTGTTTGTCGTGAGCTCACGAAGAAATTCGAGGAATTCATCCGTGGATCCCTGGAAGAAGTAATGGAATGGGCAAACGATGGAGAAGTACGAGGCGAATTCTGCTTATTGATTGAGGGAGCAGGTCCGTTGGAGAAAGAAGAGGAAGACGTCTGGTGGAGCAGCTACTCCCTCCAGGAACATGTTCAACACTATGTAAATGAAAAAAGCATGTCCTCCAAAGAAGCCATCAAACAAGTCTCTAAAGAACGATCCCTTCCAAAACGGGAAGTATATCAAGCTTATCATGTTGAATAGAAAAGTGCAGAGAGGCAGAATCAATAAATAAAAAAGGCTCTTTTCGCAAAGATTGTTGTTTTCTAG is a genomic window of Rossellomorea sp. y25 containing:
- a CDS encoding stage 0 sporulation family protein, whose amino-acid sequence is MYDVVGVRFKKAGKIYYFDPGELDIQKDCYVIVETVRGVEFGKVVVERKQVGENDVVLPLKKVIRIADQKDRLIVDENKSSATEAYNVCCDKINQHQLDMKLVDVEYTFDRNKVIFYFTADGRVDFRELVKDLASIFRTRIELRQIGVRDEAKMLGGIGPCGRMLCCSTFLGDFEPVSIKMAKDQNLSLNPTKISGLCGRLMCCLKYENDEYEAAKEELPDIGEVIKTPHGKGKVVGLNILERILQVEIKEEERVLEFTLDEIMNAGAVSFQATE
- the yabA gene encoding DNA replication initiation control protein YabA produces the protein MDKKEFFDSVSNMEQQIGHLYHQLGELKQCLAEMLEENNSLKLENEHLRRRLEQTENSPKKVQTNSDAGTTSESDLEDKTLDIGEGYDNLARLYQEGFHICNIHFGSPRKDEDCLFCLSFLNKK
- a CDS encoding tRNA1(Val) (adenine(37)-N6)-methyltransferase codes for the protein MVELKEDERLDYLLAENMRIIQSPSVFSFSTDAVLLAHFSYLPIHKGKVVDLCSGNGIIPLLLSARTNVEITGVEIQERLFDMAQRSIEYNGRQNQISMKLGDVKEIDQLLHHSHYDVVTCNPPYFNTPPGDKRNVNEHYAIARHEILCSLEDTIKASSYLLKQGGKASFVHRPGRLMDILSLMRKHRLEPKRLRFVYPKPGREANTILIEGIKDGKPDLKILPPLYVYDEQNKYSREVYDMLFGKNEDKD
- the rsmI gene encoding 16S rRNA (cytidine(1402)-2'-O)-methyltransferase — translated: MNQQKSFQDSDKGSLYLVPTPIGNLEDMTFRAIRMMKEAAVIAAEDTRNTKKLCNYFEIDTPIISYHEHNKETSGPKLIERMKRGELIALVSDAGMPSISDPGYELVKEAIHHEIAVIPLPGANAALTALIASGLAPQPFYFYGFLHRGKKDKRAELATLKTLEDTFILYESPHRLKETLKELYGALGNRQIVVCRELTKKFEEFIRGSLEEVMEWANDGEVRGEFCLLIEGAGPLEKEEEDVWWSSYSLQEHVQHYVNEKSMSSKEAIKQVSKERSLPKREVYQAYHVE